In Aedes albopictus strain Foshan chromosome 3, AalbF5, whole genome shotgun sequence, the genomic window cagattccaaatggtgcacaatcctaagcatgagctaagcttaggaagcgcaaaatcacccgaaaatacattcaggttacattgcgcatcatatgaagttggtgttttcctaagcctgagataagtttaggaagcgcaaaatcactcgaaaatgcattcaggttacattgcgcatcatatggaatctggtgttttcctaagcctgaacttagtttaggaagcgcaaaatcacccgaaaattcattcaggttacattgcgcatcatataaaatctagagcaatcctaagcctgagctacgcttaggaaacgcaaaatcacccgaaaatacattcatcgaatctggtgttttccattgcacactatatcgaatctggtgttttcctaagcctgagctaagcttaggaagcgcaaaatcatctgaaaatgcattcaggttacattgcgcatcatatggaatctagagcaatcctaagcctgagctatgctaaggaagcgcaaaatcacccgaaaatgcattcaggttacattgcgcatcatatggaatctggtgttttcctaagcctgagctaagtttaggaagcacaaaatcactcgaaaatgcattcatgttacattgcgcatcatatggaatctagagcaatcacacgaaaatgcattcaggttacattgcacatcatatagaatctagagcaatccttagcatgtgcaatgtaacctgaatttttggttgattttgcgcttcctgagcttagctcaggctaagaattgctctagattttgcgggtggctctagattctatatgaaagcattttcaggtgatttggcgcttcctaagcttagctcaggcttagcaaaacaccaaagtcgatatgatgtgctatgtaacctgaatgtattttcgggtgattttgcgcttcctaaactaagctcaggcttaggaaaacaccagattccatatgatacgcaatgtaacctgaatgcattttcaggtgattttgcgcttccttagcttagctcaggcttaggaaaacaccagattccaaatgatgcacaatcctaagcatgagcttagcttaggaagcgcaaaatcacccgaaaatacattcaggttacattgcgcatcatatgaagttggtgttttcctaagcctgagataagtttaggaagcgcaaaatcactcgaaaatgcattcaggttacattgcgcatcatatggaatctagagcaatccttagcctgagctaagcttaggaagcgcaaaatcacccgaaaatacatgtTCGCGACCACCGTAGCGAAAATAGAACTGTCCCTCGAATACACCCCTGTTTCCAAAGTCAATTCTCCTACCCGTCTTGTGTACCATGTTCGCCAAGGAGGTTTATGTAAatgtgcatgtgtgtgtgtggtgCTCGACGATCCAGCCTTTGCCAGCCAGCCAACAGGCTGTACATGTTGCAACATGTTTCCTGCAGCAGCGCGGCATACCgatcatcatcatccatcatcGAACCGAAGCGAGCATCGCCGTCGACTCCGCAGCGGATAGCAGCGCGCTGATTGGTCAGCGCCACCGCCACTAGGAGGAATGCAACCCCACCATGAGCTCGAAGAAGTTTCTCGAacaacatgcttctgttataaaTACGAACCACCTGAGAATTTTCATCAGTTACAGTCCACACTTTGTACGATTAACATCGCGGAATTAAATCGAGTTTAATTAGTTACTCGCGCCTCTTCCTCTCTTCATCCGAAGCCGAAACCACCGGTCTTTTTCAAGACCAACAAGAGTTGGATTAATTTTCCGAGGTTGAGCTATCACCCATCGAGGCCACCTTCAACCGAAGGTTCCGCCAGTTCCCCCTATGGTCTAGGATTGACCATTTTTTGGTCCGTATCGAACCGGATAGGAAAGCCACAACCGTGGTGGACGATCAAGCCGATCGATCCGTTCCGTTCCCGTTTGCTGTTGCTCCCGGCAACAGTTGGTGGACAATCAGCCGATTGCTCCTTTCCGCTCAACCGAGCCTGCTTCCAAAGTTGCTCCCGGCAACTTTCGTGGACGGTCAACCGATCGTCAGGAATCCAGCCGTGATTAAGCTCAACCTCACCCCGAGTTATTAGAATAATTTTCCTCGGCAAGCGAGGAGAAAAGAAGACGttgcgaaaagtttcctccgagtCAGTGCGCGTCCGCGGTATCGCGAGTGCAGTCCGTGTACAGTCAGTGCCGCGCCGTCGTTAGTGTCGAGCGACAACGCCGTCGTCGAGAACCCGTGCCAGTGAATGAGACACAGCCGTGTCGGAAGCAGTAAAGTGATTTCCCCAGTGGAAAAGTGATTCCCAAGTGTCGATCGACAACGCCGTCGTCGAGAACCGTATCAGTGAGTGACACAGCCGTGTCGGAAACAGCAAAAACCTTGCCAGTGAATGCGACACAGCCGTGTCGGAAGAACTGAAGTCAATTCCCCGAGGACAGTAGTGATTCCCAAAAAGTGAATTGAAACCCCCCCACACATTGCAAGGACTGAACCAAACCAGACTTGTCCGAACGTGTTTAAGTGAAAAACTCCAGTGTATGCGTGTGAGTGAACTTTTTCCAAATGCCAACTGAACACACGCCAGTGAAAGTGATTTCCAAAGAAAGGATGCAGGACTTGAAGTCAATAATCCATTTACGTGGCCAAGCAAAGGCGAAGGTTACGCGAATCCGAAAGGCAATTGAAGAAGCTGCCGCGGCTGGTGCCCAGTATGACGCCGCGCAGCTGAAAGTGTTTTCCCGAAACCTGGAAAaacatttccaggaataccttgacCTCCATCATCAGGTGATGGCGGTTTGCCCTCCCGAGCGCATGGAAGAGCAGGACCAGGGTTGCTTGATCTTCGAGACCCACTTCAACGAGACCAGCGTGTTGGTGGAACGAGCGATCCAGGTAAGCCAGTGCAATTCCGCAATGCAGCCGCAAGTGCAAGCCTCCGAAAGCCCTCGCATCATCGTGCAGCAGCAGCCATTGAAGGCTCCCATCCCGACCTTCGATGGCAAGCCTGAAAACTGGCCTCGCTTCAAGGCCATGTTTTTGGATGTGATGCGATCCTCCACCGACTCGGATTGCATTAAGCTGTACCACCTCGAGCGGTCTCTAGTAGGCGCAGCTGCTGGCATCATCGACGCTCGCACTCTCAACGACAATAATTACGATCACGCTTGGGAGATTCTTGAAGATCGATTCGAGAATAAGCGAGTTATCGTGGATACCCACATCCAAGGACTACTCAACCTGCGGCGGATGAGCCGAGAGAATCCGAAAGAGTTGCGAGAGCTCATCGATGAGGTGACCCGTCACGTCGATGGGTTGGCCTTGATCGAGGACGAGTTGGAAGGAGTTTCCGAGAGATTTGTGGTGAACCTTATTGCTAGTGCCCTGGATAAAGACACCCGAAAGGAGTGGGAAGCCACCATCCCATACAAAGAGATACCGACATACAGCGATACGATCGGTTTTCTGAAGAAGCGTTGTGCTATCCTTGAGCACTGCGAAGGAGCGTCCAAGCCTGCAGTGAAGACGAAGCTGAATGATCCCGTGAAGAATCCGTACAACCTGATGAGAGGCGCACAACCCAGCTCGTGTGCTGTCACTGGGAGTTCCGAACCATCCTGCGAGCTGTGTGCTGGAGTACATCCCAACTTCAAGTGCGAAGTCCTGCGTGTGATGTCCATCCCAGAACGTCAAGCGAAGGTCCGAGAGCTGCGGCTGTGCTACAACTGCCTGCGGAAAGGCCATCCGAGCAGTTCCTGTAGTTCGACGCGCACCTGCCAGAAATGCCAAGGTAAGCACCACACACTTTTGCACATTGAGACCCCGTCAAATGCGAATACCCCAGCCTCTGATAATCCTCCGGTAACCATGCCAGTTAGCAAACATGTACCCAAACCCTCAGAAGTGAATCCCGTTCCATCTGTTAGCACCACCTGCTCAGTAAGCGAAGCTCCCTGTCTTGATAACAGCCTCTTGATGACCgctgttgtaaatattttggatTGCGATGGCAAATACCAGCCATGCCGTGCCTTTTTGGATTGTGGGTCCCAGGCTCACTTTGTCTCACGAAGGATGATTGATTTGTTGCAAATTCCTACAACTCGTACTACTGTCGAAATCATTGGGGCCAATGGCAAGAAATCTACCCTCTCTGAGATGGCCGAGGTTCAAATTCGTTCCATGCATTCCGATTTTCAAGCCCTGATGGATTGTCTCGTTACGGATCGGATTACAGGTATAATGCCCTCTCGTGAATTTGATACAAAATCATGGCTCAATCAACCCTGATTGAGAGTTATTTCCTTTTCGTCTATGGGACTTCCCTACCTGAGAAAAAACCAAATCCTCTAACACAGAAGCAGTGTAGTCAGCTTTGCGGCGAATATGACCTCCCTGGTCATTCCCAACGTGTGCTCGAGTACAAGGATGTACCAAAGTGGAAACATTTCCGAGCATCTCTCTACAAAACTTGCCATGCCTGGCAGGTAGAACAGTTAAAGCAATTGAATGCCTTTGTTGGTAATAACATGTTGAAGAATGATGACCCAACTGAAATCACAGTATGTAGCTGTAAACCATCGAACATGAGTCCAGATTATTTGCAGTCTCACGGCCAGCTGCCAAAGCGGGTTGGTGGGTCAGAGTCCATATCGGAGAACCAATGCTCAAATTGGAACCCAACTATGATTGCCACACCAGTCGCTTGCCCTGAAGTTTTTCCATCTATGATCAACGTTCTTTATTTCCGCGGTACTTTTGAATGCGGTTCGAGAATCGTGAAGAACTTTAAATTGTTTAAGTCCCATTACGTCCTCTCTGAGTCCCTCATTACTCTTGGCCTGGGCCAGTTCCTGCAAATAGTGATGAGATCTCCACAACAAGGCGATTCTTTGGATGCTGGAAACTCTGTAGGGTCTGGAAGTCCTACACACCTACTTGACTTAGTTACTAGCGGTCTCCTATGGATTATCGTACATTCGCAGAATGCCCAGTTGCCGAATGACACCGAACAACACCGGTCCAAACCACCGGACAAGTTCCAAGTGACGGCTTGTTGCAAGAAGAAGTttcatcacccgaaaatgcattcaggttacattgcgtatcatatgaaatttggtgtttttctaagcctgagcttatgcttaggaagcgcaaaatcacccgaaaatacattcaggttacattgcgcatcatatgaagttggtgttttcctaagcctgagataagtttaggaagcgcaaaatcactcggaaatgcattcaggttacattgcgcatcatatggaatctagaacaatccttagcctgagctaagcttaggaagcgcaaaatcacccgaaaatacattcaggttacattgcgtatcatatggaatctggtgttttcctaagcctgagctaagtttaggaagcgcaaaatcactcgaaaatacattcatgttacattgcgcatcatatggaatctagagcaatccttagcctgagctaagcttaggaagcgcaaaatcacccgaaaatacattcaggttacattgcgtatcatatggaatctggtgttttcctaagcctgagctaagtttaggaagcgcaaaatcacacgaaaatgcattcaggttacattgcacatcatatggaatgtggtgttttcctaagcctgagctaagctaaggaagcgcaaaatcacccgaaaatgcattcaggttacattgctcatcatatggaatctagagcaatccttagcctgaactaagcttaggaagcgcaaaatcacccgaaaattcattcaggttacattacgcatcatatggaatatagagcaatccttagcctgagcatagcttaggaagcgcaaaatcacccgaaaatacattcaggttacatagcacatcatatcgactttggtgttttcctaagcctgagctaagcttagcgccaaatcacctgaaaatgcattcatatagaatctagagccacccgcaaaatctagagcaattcttaacctaagctaagctcagaaagcgcaaaatcaaccaaaaatgcattcaggttacattgcgcatgcttaggattgctctagattctatataatgtgcaatgtaaccagaatgcattttcaggtgattttgcgcttccttagcttagctcaggcttaggaaaacaccgaattccatatgatgtgcaatgtaacctgaatgtattttcgggtgattttgcgtttcctaagcatgagctcaggcttagaaaaacaccaaatttcatatgatacgcaatgtaacctgaatgcattttcgggtgattttgcgcttcctaagcttagttcaggctaaggattgctctagattccatatgatgcgcaatgtaacctgaatgcattttcgggtgattttgcgcttccttagcttagctcaggcttaggaaaacaccagattcgatatagtgtgcaatgtaacctgaatgtattttcgggtgatttggcgtttcctaagcatagctcaggcttagaccgttcacaatgctgttttattttgtatggcgagttttaaaatttttaaaactcgccatacaaaataaaaccgcattgcgaacggccttaggattgctctagattttatatgatgcgcaatgtaacctgaatgaattttcgggtgattttgcgcttcctaaactaagctcaggcttaggaaaacaccagattccatatgatacgcaatgtaacctgaatgtattttcgggtgattttgcgcttcctaagcttagctcaggctaagaattgctctagattccatatgatgcgcaatgtaacctgaatgcattttcgggtgattttgcgcttccttagcttagctcaggcttaggaaaacaccagattccaaatgatgcacaatcctaagcatgagctaagcttaggaagcgcaaaatcacccgaaaatacattcaggttacattgcgcatcatatgaagttggtgttttcctaagcctgagataagtttaggaagcgcaaaatcactcgaaaatgcattcaggttacattgcgcatcatatggaatctagagcaatcctaagcctgagctaagcttaggaagcgcaaaatcacccgaaaatacattcaggttacattgcgtatcatatggaatctggtgttttcctaagcctgaacttagtttaggaagcgcaaaatcacccgaaaattcattcaggttacattgcgcatcatataaaatctagagcaatcctaagcctgagctacgcttaggaaacgcaaaatcacccgaaaatacattcaggttacattgcgtatcatatggaatctggtgttttcctaagcctgagctaagtttaggaagcgcaaaatcacacgaaaatgcattcaggttacattgcacatcatatggaatctggtgtttttctaagccagagctaagctaaggaagcgcaaaatcacccgaaaatgcattcaggttacattgcgcatcatatggaatctagagcaatccttagcctgaactaagcttaggaagcgcaaaatcacccgaaaattcattcaggttacattgcgcatcatatggaatatagagcaatccttagcctgagcttagcttaggaagcgcaaaatcacccgaaaatacattcaggttacatagca contains:
- the LOC134289409 gene encoding uncharacterized protein LOC134289409 codes for the protein MPTEHTPVKVISKERMQDLKSIIHLRGQAKAKVTRIRKAIEEAAAAGAQYDAAQLKVFSRNLEKHFQEYLDLHHQVMAVCPPERMEEQDQGCLIFETHFNETSVLVERAIQVSQCNSAMQPQVQASESPRIIVQQQPLKAPIPTFDGKPENWPRFKAMFLDVMRSSTDSDCIKLYHLERSLVGAAAGIIDARTLNDNNYDHAWEILEDRFENKRVIVDTHIQGLLNLRRMSRENPKELRELIDEVTRHVDGLALIEDELEGVSERFVVNLIASALDKDTRKEWEATIPYKEIPTYSDTIGFLKKRCAILEHCEGASKPAVKTKLNDPVKNPYNLMRGAQPSSCAVTGSSEPSCELCAGVHPNFKCEVLRVMSIPERQAKVRELRLCYNCLRKGHPSSSCSSTRTCQKCQGKHHTLLHIETPSNANTPASDNPPVTMPVSKHVPKPSEVNPVPSVSTTCSVSEAPCLDNSLLMTAVVNILDCDGKYQPCRAFLDCGSQAHFVSRRMIDLLQIPTTRTTVEIIGANGKKSTLSEMAEVQIRSMHSDFQALMDCLVTDRITGIMPSREFDTKSWLNQP